A portion of the Cydia strobilella chromosome 5, ilCydStro3.1, whole genome shotgun sequence genome contains these proteins:
- the LOC134741462 gene encoding splicing factor 3A subunit 2 — MDFQNRPGGKTGGGGVASWSESNRDRRERLRQLALETIDLNKDPYFMKNHLGSYECKLCLTLHNNEGSYLAHTQGKKHQANLARRAAKEAKEAPQQLAPEKPRIEPKKFVKIGRPGYRVTKQKDPENGQQSLLFQVDYPEIAEGVQPRHRFMSAYEQKIEPPDRRWQYLLFAAEPYETIAFKVPSREVEKHDSKFWTHWNKDTKQFFLQFAFKMEALRMPPPPPKMWENHGMRLPPPPGAPMMGVPPPPPLLPVPPPPPSM, encoded by the exons ATGGATTTCCAAAATAGACCTGGCGGAAAAACCGGCGGTGGTGGCGTAGCGTCATGGTCCGAAAGCAACAGGGACCGACGCGAGAGACTCCGGCAGCTTGCCTTGGAgactatcgatttaaataaAGATCCCTATTTTATGAAAAATCACTTGG GATCATACGAGTGCAAACTTTGTCTGACCCTGCACAACAATGAGGGGAGTTACTTAGCCCATACTCAAGGCAAAAAGCATCAGGCAAATTTAGCCCGAAGAGCGGCCAAAGAGGCTAAAGAAGCTCCTCAGCAGCTGGCACCAGAGAAGCCCAGGATTGAACCAAAGAAGTTTGTGAAGATTGGGCGGCCAGGTTACAGGGTGACCAAGCAGAAGGATCCAGAAAATGGCCAGCAGAGCTTATTGTTCCAAGTGGATTACCCTG AAATTGCGGAAGGTGTTCAACCTAGACATCGCTTCATGTCAGCCTATGAACAAAAAATTGAACCTCCAGACCGCAGGTGGCAATACTTACTGTTTGCAGCAGAGCCCTATGAGACCATTGCTTTCAAGGTTCCTAGTCGTGAAGTGGAAAAGCATGATTCCAAGTTCTGGACCCACTGGAACAAAGATACCAAGCAATTCTTTTTGCAGTTTGCATTCAAGATGGAAGCTTTACGCATGCCACCACCTCCTCCTAAAATGTGGGAGAATCATGGGATGCGTCTACCCCCTCCACCAGGAGCACCAATGATGGGAGTGCCTCCACCTCCACCGCTACTACCagtaccaccaccaccaccttcCATGTAA